TTTCTTATTCGAATTGTAATACCCAAGCCACGCTTGATATGCTGCCTCCTTGTTCTTCATCTCCACTTTGGATAGCGCTCGTTCCACCTGTTAGATACAATGCCAACATTTAATTTTGGATAAAACTGTAAGCTTCGAGGAAAATGGGAAGAGAGAACtgagagagatggagaaacCCACCTTCTTCGTAGTGTCTGGATCAACTGAAGGTACGGAACCCTTGGTTATTGGCAAATCCTTAATAGCGGACAAGAAGAATTCCTCCCAAGGAGCCAGTAACAATATCCCTTGCCCTTCTTTGCCTTTACGACCGGTTCTACCAAGTCGGTGTATATACTGTTGTCTATCAGCTGGCACGCCCACCTGTGAATGCAACAGAAGGGGGGAGGGGGAAGCTGGGGTTTAAATCCGCGACAGCTGAAGttccaaaaaatatttatcgaAACTAACCTTGGGGCTTAAACAAAGGTAAAGAAACTCAAGTCTTGTTCAAATAAAGTAACCAGTTTTGCATTACAAATTAAATGCCAAATTCTGAAATGCCTAGGAACTCTGTAAAAGATTCATAAGGAGGAATAAAGCAacaagatatatatttttacctTGTCAATGTGTTACAAGAATGCATCTAACAAGCAACAACTAAAATGCGAAGTCCTAAATATTGCAAGCTAAAAACAATGACAAATGGCCATGAAGTCAAGTAAAGTCTGCATAAGCTAATAATTGACATTGTATATTACCTGTATGACTAGGGTAACATCTGGATAATCGACCCCACGTGCAGATACATCAGAAGTTACAAGAATAAGACCCTTTGATTTCCGAAATTCATCAGAAACTCGGGTTCTATAACTCTGTGGCTTCCTAGAATGGATCTCCCTGACGTTCAAGTTCAGCTCACCAAGAAGGTCTGCAACCAATCGTGTGACCATAGCAGTAGTGCAGAATACAAGAACctatgcaaaataaaaaatggcaTGGTTTAGATAAGATTGCAATAATTGTGATAAAGACCACATGTTTTATTCAAGATTGTAGTAACGGTGGTAACATAAATGCCTCTCCCAAAAAAGTCCGTGATATTACCGATTCAATAAAGTAGTCCCCTAATGACAAACACTATCAACTGTTCAACGAAAAGTTTAGATGCATGAAGTCAGCAGCATGGGCTTTTGTGGTAATACAATGCATACCTTATATTCAACATCATCTGCAATATGCTCTTTAAGAAGAGCATATACTTGGGAAAAATGCTTGTCCAATGGAGCGACTAAATGCGTCTGTCTGACCTGAAATCAtccatttctttttagaatagaaatatatatatatatatatatatatagacatatacaaatacacacacacataataTAAAAGAACCTACCTGTGCATGCGTCTCTTCACTGCCTTCTTGAACTGTATTGATATACTCATGATCTCTTTTTAAAGCAATGTGACATATTTGACGGACCTACAATCAGGAAAGATTGATGTTCACATGTAACATATGTATATgtaagtttcttttattttttatcccAAAAAATCACATTACCACAGAAAAAAGTAGTGAAAGAAACCTCTTCTGGAACTGTGGCAGAAAACAGAAGTGTCTGCCGTTGTTTGGGGACAGCTGAAATAATCCTTTCAATGTCTTTACGGAATCCCATATCCAGCAAATGATCAGCTTCGTCAAGTACAAGGACTTTGACACCCATCAGCCTAGTTGCGAAACCTGCGGTATTCTCAATGTGATCTTTGAGCCTTCCAGGTGTAGCTACAAGAATCTGCAAGTTTTTAATGTGTCAAATCACAAATAAACGtctataaacatatatatgttgacGTGAATTTTCATCTTTGTCCTTAGTTGGCACCATTATTAAAGCATACTTGTAGCAAAAAGCCAGTATCAAATTTACTGGGAATTCATTaagtgaaaataataataggaATGAATCCAGTAAATGGAACCTACTACCTTCATCCGACCTCTCCCTCTCAATTCAACCTTAATTCAACTTAGTAAAAGCCACTTAACTATCCCATGATATTGCAGCGCTTTGTCAATGTATAAGCTCAGTTGATGATCGACAGTGAAGTGAATAAAACAGGACGTTACCGTAAATGACAAAGTCCTCCAGCAATGATAAAAATCTTACCTGGCAAGGGTTTGCTTGTATGCGTTTCTGTTCTAAAGCAAGTCTTGTACCTCCAATCACAACTTGAACGCCAATAGAAGGATGATACTTCAATAACTTATTGGCTTCTGCAGAAGCTTGACTTGCCAGCTCTCGAGTTGGGCATATTACAAGCACCAGAATTGGGGGTCGCTTTTGATCACGGGTAATAGGGGGTGATTTTACAACAACTTCAATTGATGGAAGCTGCAACAAAGAATTTCAACATCAAATAGGATGAAAAATCCCCTGCCGCTATATATATTAACAGTACAAATGCAGTgccttaaataaataaaaagtagtATGGACCATTCATTCACACAGACAGACACAAATGAGATGTCATACCAAGAACGCCACAGTTTTTCCAGTCCCTGTTTTAGCCTTGGCCAGAACATCCTTACCTagaaaacataattaattagaatAAGCACTTTAATAGAATGGACACACATGGCAGAACAATAAACTCTAAAggggttaaaaaaaaaaaaaccaaagaaataacaaacaaacttatGAGGACACAAGTAACTTGACCTTATGGTTATTGCGGATTAAACAATGGAATTGATGGTTACTGGGGTCTTACAGTAGTCATCTCAAAGACCCATTGTTAAAAAAACCAGATGGGTACTGGGATTTTATAGTAGTTATTGTAAAGTTTGTGCAACATTTtgtaaagaaacaaacaaaaacaaacctttGAGTATTACTGGAAGAGTAGCCTCCTGTACTACAGTCATTTTTTCATATCCTGCATCCTTGATTCCTTTCAAGGACAGCGGAGAGACAGAACATTGATCAAACCTGAAAACATTCAAAACAAGTTAAACAAGAAACGTGTCCCCAAATTCATTATAGAAATGGTGATTCATACATACCGAGATTCACTCAAATAAGAGTCAGAGCTTCCAGGTGAACTTTTCGGCAAAACCTTTACTGTCACTTCATTATCCGAACCAAACAAAGAAGTTGCACTTTTTTCTCTTAATACTCCATAGCCATCATCATCAGAAATAGCAGTATCACTCTCTTCCTCACTAAGCAAATCCTCAATCCTAAAACCGGTCGGtttttcctcctcctcttcagTATCATCCATCACACGCAATGTTTTACCAGTCTCTCTTCCACCTCTTCTTAGACCCTCGACACCTCCATTCCTAGTAAATGAATCCgctttcaaatttgaattcccGCGATTATTTCTGCGCGGAAACAACCCGTCTTCCTTATCATCATCACTCTGAAATTTGTTATCAAACCGCTTACTTATCCCTGAATTTCTCGAAAAAGATTCATTTGGGTTAGGAAATCTTCGCCTGCTCGAATCACCAAACTCGCCACTTGAATTTGAGTTCCCGCGATTGTTTCTGGGTGGAAATGGTCTATCTTTCTTATCGCCCTCAGATTTATTATCGAACCGCTTGCTTATACCTCCATTTCTCGTAAATGACTGATTTGGGGACCGAAAATCTCGCCTTCTAGACTCACCAAAATCGCCCGAGTCACTCTCTCTCCTGCTCTTTTTAATCGGATAAGGCTCTCTGTCAGTACCCCTCTCTCTAACCCTACCTCTACGACCCTCCAATTCGTCCTCGCGGCCACGGGGCGAGTCACTCCTCAACTCGCTGACCCAGTCACTGAGCTCAGCCTCGTCCTCTATCAGGCTCTTCGAAGCTCCACCAGCCCTTCTCTCATACCCACGTGGCAACTCGGAGCCCGACCCGGTTCTGGGGCCTCGGAAGGCACGAGTCGAGAATGCCCGCTCAGTCTGCAACGAACGACGAAAACCTAAGCCCATGTACCTCAGCCTCAATGGGAAGACCCGAGACAAAATGGGCACGGCCCGAGAGGACGAAAGGGTAGGCGCGAACTTCATGGGTGGGAAATGGGTCGCCGGAAGAGAAGTGCTGAGGAGTCGGAGTTGGGGTAAGAGTCTAACGGGCATGAACGTAGTcgaaaatgacgtcgttttcATGGAGGTTCTTGTGGTGGAATGGTGTGAGAAGTCCCCGAAAtggggatttagggtttagggttttacgAAATGCAAGTGATCATTTTTATAGTTTAGGATAGGATAGGGTTGGGTTTAGGCTCCAAGCATAAACGACACCGTTTTAGTAGAGTGCTAGTGTGTATAAACCCACACCAGAGACGTCCGgtcctttttgctttttcaaaGGCTGGCCCGTCATAGACTCGGATTTTTGTCAAAACTAGTCTTGGCCCAAATCAACATTTGTTTGCTGCCAATGAGACACCAAGCATTTCACATCGCCAAATTTGGCCAAccataaattagaaaaaaaaaattaaaaaaattgacaatgCAAATAAGTAGGGGACGGGAATCAAACTTGAGTGCAAGGATGCGGGCACACTACATTTACGAACTGGCCTAACTCACATGTactataaatttaattatttacccacaaaaaaaataataataattggaGGAAACAATTCACTACGCACTAGGCAGGGTGAGGTCGAATTTACCACCCTCATATCCATCCCCGATTTTCTGTCTCTAGACACGAATCTATTAGATATGCATGTctctaatataaaattataacacacaaaaaaagtataaaataaaataaaaattaaacgtgtattttttttttttcaaatcatATGAGATGGTAAAGAGGAAAACAATGTGTATCGGCAAAACCCTGCAAGCAATGTTTATTAGAATCAATAATGAATGACTAATAACCGTTGATTAATGTCAGGCTTATAACCAAGTTCTAGAAAGACTCGGAAGTGGCCCGACACAACTCTTGAGTTGTTAAaagcaaaaaccaaaattacCAAGAGCATGGACAAAAGTCACATAAGCATGAAGTAGAAAGAAGGTAGAAGATAAAGATGATATGGATGAAAGTGGTCCTTGCCTCCCTCCAATAATTCCCTAATAGGTCTGAACAACCTTCGGGCCCCTAACGTTGctacaaacaaacaacacaACAAAACCTTTTATcaaagaggtttttttttttggattcaaGAGGTGTCTGAGTTGTTTGTTGCATACTAAGAAATTAGATTGGACGTCTTGATGCATACAATACGACTTTTTATATAATCTGCTTTTTTCTATAATGCTTTTCAACCTGAACCAGTAATTTCCAATACGATGCTGCCACGTTGCTGCTCATAAAAACCGACTTTTTAGCATTTGAAAAAGGAGCAAGGCAAAAGACAAAGGTATTTCTGCTTTCCTTCGCACCATCATTTTCTAAGTTTGTGTTGTTGTGTTCACGGTTGAAAAGAATGCttaaatcaaattcaaaattaaagacTTGTTCGGATGAGAATCAAATATTTACCTCTAGTATAGAATTTTGACGAGAGCAAATTGTTAGTGAGatcctaatttaattaggatatttattttctagtttattagaattatatatatatttttttgtacaaatattgtgtaattaggtttttattttgtttcctaGTTTGACTCTACTAGGGTTACATCATTGTACTATAAATACAttcttttggagaatgaaatacaacctgaaaaatattacactcatattgtttgacttggtatcagagctaaCTTTTATGGTGACCTGTGTGTTGTGCTCACCCGTGTTCTAtccccatattttttttctctacctGTGCCGTGTGTGCCCTCCTGGGTTTGTGTGTCGTGTTGTAGTGTTCGTGCCTCTACTGTGTTTGTGCATCTGCCGTATTTGTGTCTTTGCTGTGTTCCGTTATGTACTATGTTGTGTCGCATCTGCCGTATTTGTGCCTCTGCTGTGTTCCGTTGTATATTCTGTCGTGATATGTTGAATTTATGCTGCAATCATGGGTGATAACTCCATTGTTGCTGCTGTTACTGCTGCTTATAcaaatttgtgtgtttctGATTCTATTCCAGGTACTGACTCCAATATTTGGATAATTGACACTGGTGCGTCTGATCATATGACTTATGATGCTAAATTTTCTGATGAGTTGTCTAGTAACACTCGTGACCCATACATAACTAGTGCTAATGGCTTGCCCTCTCCAATTACCGGTGAGGGCACAATCTCTCTTACTCCTACTCTGTCCTTGTTTCGTGCATTACTATTTTCCAATATCCATTGTAACTTGTTATCTGTTGGTCGATTACTTGATACACTTAATGCTTCTGCTACTTTCTATTATACGCATTGCTCTTTTCAAGATCTCAAGACTCATGAGACGATTGGGCATGGTAAACGGATAggggttatattatttaaCATTGCCTTCTGCACCAGTTCGTGATCGTGTCATTAATACTATTCAAAGTTGCAGTGTCAAagacaaaaatcaaatttggttATGGAATCGTCGCTTGGGACACCCGTCATTTAGCTACCTTAAGCGTCTGTTTCCATTTTTATTCCGCTCTTGTGATGAGTCCAGTTTTAAGTGTGAGACATGTATTTTGGTCAAGAGTCATCGCACTATATTTCCTTTAAGTGACAGTAAAGCTGCAAAGCCTTTTGATTTAGTGCATTCTGATGTGTGGGGTCTGGCTCGCGTTACTTCGAATGGATTTCGTTGGTTCGTcacatttattgatgattgtacCCGACTCACTTGGGTTTTCgtactgaaaaataaacatgatgttGCTTTCATCCTTCCAGAGTTCTGTACTATGGTGTCTACTCAGTTTCATGCTCGGGTCAAAGTATTCCTGACTGATAATGGAGGCGAATGTGTGAATAACACTTTAGCATCTTTCTTTCATGCTCAAGGTATTATTCACCAAACGACAACCTCATTTACTCCTCAGCAGAATGGTGTGTCTGAAAGCAAGAATTGACAGTTATTTGAAGTTGCTCGCTCCCTTATGTTGGACATGTTTTTTCTCCATTATCTTTGGGGGCATGCTGTTTTTTCTGCTGCATATTTGATTAATCGTACTCCTAGCCGGGTTCTTGATTTCAGGACTCCACATGATGTGTTTGGTGATCATTCCCCTGTCTCAATCTCCAAGTTGCCCCCTAAAGTTTTTGGATGTGTTGCCTATGTTCATGTTTACTCTCATCAACGGAGTAAACTTAATCCTTGTGTTATATGATGTGTCTTTATTGGTTACTCGTCTACTCAGAAAGGTTATAAGTGCTATCATCCACCTACCTAGAAGGTGCATGTTACTTTGGACGTGACTTTCCATGAAGAAGTGCCTTATTATGTTTCTCCCTCATCTCCAATTCAGGAGGAGAGGGGGAGTGAATTGGAGAGTCTTGGATTAGAGAATGATCTGTTTGAAGATACTGCTCTAGGGAAGGAAACGACCTGTCGCACTGAAGCAAGTGACCGATCACCCATATCTGAAGATGAAACTTGTGGTCCCTGTGAAGAAATGACTGATCGCCATTTGGAACTCGATCAGTCGCCTATATCTGGAGATGAAGCAAATGCTCTCAATGTCAAAACGACTAGTCACACTGAAGCAAGTGATCAATCACCTATATCTAATGATAATGATTCTTGTATGGATGCGTTCGATGCAATACCCCCCTCTGCCCTGCCAGTGCCCCAATCTACTCGTAATAGTAAATCAAGTGATGTAATTTCTAATGATTTATTTGTGTCTATTTATCAGTTACCCCCACGAACTACTCTTGGGAAACCTAAAGTACAATATTTTCCTGATATACATGTCAAGTCTAGATATCTCATTAGCCATTATGTGTCAACTCATCGTTTGTCTAAGTCATATGCATCATATTATGTCAATTATCTAGTGTATGTGTGCCAACTAAGCTGCATGATGCTTTATCTAACCCCAAATGGATGGATGCCATGAATGTTGAAATGGATGCCTTGAACAAGAATAAAACATGAGATTTAGTTCCTTTGCCACGAGGGAAGAAAGTTATTGGATGCAGATGAGTGTTTACTTTGAAGTATAAAGCTGATGGTTCCATTGATCGTTACAAGGCTAGATTGGTAGCAAAGGGTTATACTCAGACCTATGGAGTGGATTATTTGGAGACCTTTGCTCAAGTGGCAAAGGTCAATATTGTGCGTGTACTATTGTCCCTGGCTGCTAACTGCGACTGGCCCTTATTACAatttgatgtcaaaaataCATTTCTACATGGTGACCTCAAGGGGAGATTTACATGGATCTTCCTCCTGGTATTCCAGTAACCTCTAAGGAAGGTGTTGTGTGTAAGTTGTGGAAGTCTttatatggattgaagcagtctccaagaGCGTGGTTTGGGAGATTTCCAGCATCgatgaaaaaatttgggtaTGTACAGAGTAACTCAGACCATACTTTGtttctaaagcatcataaagGCAAATTGAtagctttaattatttatgttgatgatatgattgtgaCTGGAGATGATCAGgcagaaataaaaaatcttcagAAGTATCTGGCTTTCGAGTGTGAGATGAAGTCATTAGGTGAtttgaagtactttcttgGGATTGAAGTTGCCAAATCTAAACATGGTATCTTTCTGtctcaaagaaaatatattttggatttacttGCAGAGACTAGAATGTTAGATTGTAAACCAATTGATACCCCTAGTGAACAGAATTATAAGTTGGGGTTGTATCCAGTGAGTGTAGTGAGTTAGTTTATGCATTCTCCTAGTGAAGATCATATGGGTGCTGTGATGCGCATCTTGAGGTATCTGAAAGTAACTCCTGGAAATGGGTTAATGTTTTGCAAGTATGGTCATATAGATGTGAAAGGGTATACGGGtgctgattgggctggttcAGTCACTGATAGACGTTTTACGTCTGGGTATTTCACATTTGTTGGTGGTAATCTTGTTGCTTGAAGgagtaaaaagtaaaaagtggTGTCTAGGTCTAGTGCCGAGGTCGAGTACCGTGGGATGGCTCAAGGTGTGTGCGAGTTACTATGGTTGAGAAGATTGTTGAAAGATCTTGTGTTTGGACCCCCAAAAACCCATGGATTTGTAATGTGATAATAAagctgcaattgcaattgtgCATAACCCTGTGCAACATGATCGTACAAAGCACATGGAGGTTGATCGacattttgttaaatagaAGTTAGATGctgaaattatttcttttccgtTTATATTATCCGAGTATCAACTGGCAGATCTTCTTACGAAAGCTTTGTATACTACGGTCTTTCTCAACTCGTttgacaagttgggcatgcGTGACATCTTTGCttcaacttgagggggagtgttagcGAGATCCTAGCTTAATTAGaatatttatttcctagtttattaagattatatttctttcctttttgtacaGATATTGTGTGATAAAAACCTTCTTTTGAAGAATGAAATACAACTtgaaaaatattctacccatattgtttgactCAAATGCCTAAACTAAACACGTTTTCTACATGATATTAGCCTAAATCCTCGGATTATCTCATCTCGATCCTACCTCTCATTTTCTCCTCACCGACAGCCCCTATGGTGTCCACCgattcttcctcttcctcttccacaCCATGCCCTTCCTCCCAAACTCCTCACATTTCATCAAACTTATCGATTCTAATTATCTTCCTTGGCTTTGCCAAATCAAATCCTTTCTCATTGGCCATGATTTATGGAAATTTGTTGATGGTACTCATCCCCAACCCTCTACTACTATAACTCTTCCCATCACCGATACAaataccaccaccaccgccactCTTATTTAACCTAACCTCGTTCATGCTCTTTGGTATCAACAGGATCAACTCCTAATTAGCTATCTCATAAGTACTCTCTCTAAGCCTATTCTTCATCCCACAATTGGCTACGACACTACGCGTGATATTTGGGATTGTCTCCAATGCCATTTTTCTCAATCTTCTCAGGCCAATGAGACCATTCTTCGTTTTCAGCTTATGGATATGCAAAAAGGCTCTCAGACTATTGACCAGATATATAAATCTAAACCCtaatatgaaaaatttatcccgttataaaatatatgcatACAATATGAATTCGCActatatagaaaaaaataaataaattataataatggTTCTAAATACATACAAAGATGGGAGAATAGACATTATTGCTGTTGGTAGATTTTTGTGGCTTAGATTTGGTAGGTAAATGGAGTTCATATTAGTTGGTCGGCCATATAGAAATGTTGGCCTTTTCTTTCCTCTAAGTTGAGGGTATGACAAATTATTGTTGCTTTCTTGGTTTGATCTGAGAGATGAGACTCGTCTTAACTTGAGGGAAGACAAAGATCAGAAATTTAGTCGAGAAAAGTACCCAAACCATCATCCCAAGTCACGTGGTTTTTCCAAACGCATATATCTCCTTTACTCAACTTTCACGTTTGACAACCCCCCAAGTACTCACAAACGTGTTCAATTGTAGATCACTTATtcaattgtaaaaataaatatcttttaagaaaaacaaacgaGATCTATATGGCTCATGAATTTGacttatttaaaaaaaaaaaaacatttcaatgttttacttgttttttAATTAGGTGTTAGCGAGATTATTCGATACGAAATCTAAAATCTTACAGACCAATAATGTGGTATTACGGGATGATTTTGGCACTCCTCTACCGCTCACAAATAAGGAATGCATAATTACCcataaattattttactaTGACACTATGATTGTAGGAAAGTGGTCCTTGGCCTTTTGAAGAATAATATCTTGAATGTCTCTTTTTACAAATGACAATGAAGAATCAGCTTGATGGGGTAGGAGATTTTTCCATGGTTTTGGACCACACTGATATTGGCCCCTCCCTCCTATCCTATgcatatatacaaaaataatggGTAAATAATTATGCACCATGCTGTGTTTAGCGTGGAGGCCAGAAAATGagtgaaacaaaaacaacaatgaACAACTTGAATAGCATGCATTATTACAGCAGTGTTGTCATTTTCTTATATGATCTTATTAAGACTGGTCTATAAATACACACCGCAAAACCCAtaaattttgttctcttttcCATTATTGATGCTtaaattttttcaacaatttgttgtgttttgaataagaataatgctactcttatcACATTTACATACTACATTTCTTTATCATTTTATGTGGCAGTTGAGGTGAacaaccacatcaattaaaattatttaattatttcttttcttttatgatttatttcagtatttatttttctaattgtcttaattaaaatacacttcattgatttaatttatGTGGCATATAATATagacatgccacatcatgtggtatagaaatgtaggataaaaatgtggtaagtgtagcattactctttgAATAATGCCTGTTGCATTTAAAAACAATTCAACTTTTTGACTTATGTGTGATTTAGGGCCCGTTTGGAACAGTTGTTAAAtgaatcacttattgttataaatattttcattacAATAATGTCgaactttttattaaaaattcaagtgcttaatttttcaaaagtacCTGGAAGtgattaatttttcaaaagtacCTGGAAGTGATTAGTGCTTCtctagaaaaatatttttatgattCATAAGcatttttaaattgttgtacTAAGTGTAGTCATAAGCGTTTTAGTTGTCAATAAAATACTTTCACCCCCTTTTAGAAGTACtatgaaaactgaaaatataaaatggtAGTTATAGaactgttaaaaaaaaagagtaaattgCCAAATTGCCCCTCAAACTAtcacttaatttttttgatttccCCTCAActctttttattcaattaagaatacgaactaattttttttcgcCAATGTCCCCCTTATCGTCAAATTTCcaaacatttcatccatttttttgtcaatattGAGGGCATAGTTGTCCTTTACCGcagggggggagagagagagagagagagagagagagagagagagagagagggctggATTGAAGGttcataccaaaaaaaaaaaaacaacaagaagaaaaaagttacAAAACCGTAACGAACAGAAAAACGTAGGTGATGGTTGCGTTGAATTTGGGGGAGGAGGAAGGAAAGAGGGAGAAGGCTATGGAATGGACAATTTTATCTTTAATATTAACGAAGAAATGGATGAAATATTTGGAAATTTGAGGGTATGGGGATATTAGCAAAAAAAAGTTAGAGTCTATTTGGTATTCAACTTGGATCCaactttttaaactcaaaaacagaatttgagtccaaaataaagaaaacatgttTGATAgccatatttttaaaaactcaaactcaagaacaactaaaaaaacaTCCCAactattaaaaacaaaaaaattcagttttttttaacaacccacaagttttcaaatttttaagatttgaaaacagttctcaagttgcataccaaacaagtttttgaatcttaaaatagatttaagaactcgatgttttaaagaaaaatcaaagtttttgagTTCCCTATTTGAAGAGGATACCAAACGTCCCTTTAGTTTGTAAAAACCAAGTTAAAGGGAAATCGAAAATTAGATAATAGTTTGGGGGAATTCAGGAGTTTACAAAAAAGATCTACAGAGGGTATACAAAAGTGCACAATCGTCCCATAAAAATTAGCACAGTAAATCACTAAAAGGGAACAAATAGAACTTTaaccttttttaaaaaaggttTTATTATTCCCTTTAAGTAATAAAACAAATCGGGAAAACAAAAGGAGGCTGCTTTCGTGAGCCATGACAAGTGCCTGCGGCACAGAGGCCTCGTGAGCCTTGAACAGTGACCCATTCATTATAATTTCCTTACACcaacaataattaaaataaaatccgTACACTCGAAAAACCCCGTGTCCCAAGCCTATATCAACcgttattaatattattttactttttatatttttttagaaaacgTTTCCTTTCGAGTAAGTTTCTCGCGTAATTCAATTtcctggaaaaaaaaaaaaatacatatcaaAATAGAAAGCCCAACTGTATAAAAGCCAAACCCAAATATCATCTCAATTCGGTGtgtgattttcttctttttctatgtttctctttgtcttttcaagtctctcactctctctccatctctaAGTCGCTTCAGCTTTACAATAATGCCA
The Prunus dulcis chromosome 2, ALMONDv2, whole genome shotgun sequence DNA segment above includes these coding regions:
- the LOC117618495 gene encoding DEAD-box ATP-dependent RNA helicase 31-like, whose protein sequence is MKTTSFSTTFMPVRLLPQLRLLSTSLPATHFPPMKFAPTLSSSRAVPILSRVFPLRLRYMGLGFRRSLQTERAFSTRAFRGPRTGSGSELPRGYERRAGGASKSLIEDEAELSDWVSELRSDSPRGREDELEGRRGRVRERGTDREPYPIKKSRRESDSGDFGESRRRDFRSPNQSFTRNGGISKRFDNKSEGDKKDRPFPPRNNRGNSNSSGEFGDSSRRRFPNPNESFSRNSGISKRFDNKFQSDDDKEDGLFPRRNNRGNSNLKADSFTRNGGVEGLRRGGRETGKTLRVMDDTEEEEEKPTGFRIEDLLSEEESDTAISDDDGYGVLREKSATSLFGSDNEVTVKVLPKSSPGSSDSYLSESRFDQCSVSPLSLKGIKDAGYEKMTVVQEATLPVILKGKDVLAKAKTGTGKTVAFLLPSIEVVVKSPPITRDQKRPPILVLVICPTRELASQASAEANKLLKYHPSIGVQVVIGGTRLALEQKRIQANPCQILVATPGRLKDHIENTAGFATRLMGVKVLVLDEADHLLDMGFRKDIERIISAVPKQRQTLLFSATVPEEVRQICHIALKRDHEYINTVQEGSEETHAQVRQTHLVAPLDKHFSQVYALLKEHIADDVEYKVLVFCTTAMVTRLVADLLGELNLNVREIHSRKPQSYRTRVSDEFRKSKGLILVTSDVSARGVDYPDVTLVIQVGVPADRQQYIHRLGRTGRKGKEGQGILLLAPWEEFFLSAIKDLPITKGSVPSVDPDTTKKVERALSKVEMKNKEAAYQAWLGYYNSNKKVGRDKHRLVELANEFSRSMGLDNPPAIPKLVLGKMGLKNVPGLRSK